The following proteins are encoded in a genomic region of Phaeodactylum tricornutum CCAP 1055/1 chromosome 1, whole genome shotgun sequence:
- a CDS encoding predicted protein — MVFHSRKRSWVYMGWSMLAGSLGPSWSNQMETAQAARPFTQHVVSPATRLTPYEGEFRQSAIPFPCGSSQGERESSEPVFDHDQSEREFYTSRNEVRALRTAATGNDYWHDVHADAVRTNPDILFKGLKKRRKRQSQKGSTSDADTEPSLGYRVRRASNQGDEDPPVESEEGNFVNADIDIPLPETNMSVPVSERPLSNDFNVTAETQYNVSVSVSHGSNSTNDTVTAVYTQNEQTNKTVAPPFRPIRIRAFLSETDGGGVHLSEAQHQILLQDTVRPALLAWSAALRVNPVVGNLTIDPTQLVDGVSCGPGLDSGLPSVPVPDEHILWGVPNTDLIIYLNLGFVQSNPQNVTDSLNVSGTNASIFSEGPAVFPSKPKRYFNKSELVIPRNETTNETDSEQWNASFVATYNMTSTVPKKTCQGDYLAASSFCTMDQKDRPTAAILHICISENFFDPLMLETNIMTVMHELGHALGFNSVSMALFRTSDGTPLTPRNEKGAVPDTVVECSGPKGNRGNATVPLPSAKILQFREVRGGVRVAEIVTPSVQKVVRNHFDCQGLQGAELESGEFLPLSTSPGEVSCIGDHWERRLFKNDILNPIVDELEFHPRFSTITLAYFADTGWYQVDLSRASLAASWGRGAGCAFVEEACIRQDGQVPPSYEPFFCNQATSIDDAGFVSDISGCTPDLSRKAACSIGQYTNELPREYQYFNLTFGANVGGNDPFMDYCPVFTGFSNGLCSDSQNEALIRVNQVERFGQRNSRCLSGRVGAYKAAFCLPIACVVEDHSLRIQVDGEWKKCLFKDHHILSSNGDRIICPDPIRICPTFYCHRDCLGTDRICNYREGKCVCNGTFAPADDGVSCTTPVEPSGVIPAVFYSPPTMNNQDLPDEDSPLADYYVPSERALKEDNPIFIEEIRYLVVVAVIFALGIVAFIWIWLRRNRAFDTQLADGGADDSPPTDATHNPNKDKMIASVIVDLRVNGPSQFQYRDALRERESETDVSLTDTEGTGTTNAANSAENAGAGESIFGLHGAENEAPQGDRIIRRRRYFQHQQPNDGEFGS, encoded by the coding sequence ATGGTATTTCACAGCCGCAAGAGATCGTGGGTGTATATGGGATGGTCCATGCTCGCGGGAAGCCTTGGACCTTCTTGGAGTAATCAAATGGAAACGGCGCAAGCGGCTCGTCCTTTTACACAGCACGTGGTCAGTCCCGCAACCCGCTTAACTCCGTATGAAGGCGAATTCCGTCAATCAGCAATTCCTTTTCCCTGTGGTTCTAGTCAAGGAGAAAGGGAATCTTCTGAACCGGTATTTGATCACGACCAAAGCGAAAGAGAGTTTTATACTTCACGAAACGAAGTTCGAGCTTTGAGGACCGCGGCAACTGGAAACGACTACTGGCATGACGTTCATGCCGATGCTGTCCGAACGAATCCAGATATTCTTTTCAAAGGTCTGAAGAAGCGTCGTAAGCGGCAATCACAAAAGGGATCAACGTCTGATGCCGATACAGAACCGTCGTTAGGGTACCGTGTAAGGAGAGCAAGCAACCAAGGGGATGAAGACCCTCCGGTTGAGTCGGAGGAAGGAAACTTTGTAAATGCCGATATTGATATACCTCTTCCTGAAACAAACATGTCTGTCCCGGTTTCCGAGCGGCCGTTGTCGAACGATTTTAACGTAACCGCCGAAACCCAGTACAATGTTTCGGTGTCGGTTTCCCACGGAAGTAATTCAACGAATGATACCGTCACGGCTGTGTATACGCAGAATgagcaaacaaacaaaacagTTGCTCCTCCTTTTCGGCCTATACGGATTCGCGCGTTCTTATCCGAGACCGACGGCGGCGGAGTGCATTTGAGTGAAGCCCAACACCAGATTCTGTTGCAGGACACTGTACGACCAGCTCTGTTGGCGTGGAGTGCGGCTTTACGAGTTAATCCGGTGGTCGGAAATTTGACGATTGATCCAACCCAGCTCGTGGATGGAGTCTCATGTGGGCCAGGGCTTGACTCAGGTTTGCCCAGTGTTCCTGTTCCGGATGAACATATACTCTGGGGCGTGCCAAACACTGATCTGATTATCTATTTGAACCTCGGTTTTGTGCAATCGAATCCGCAAAATGTTACCGATTCCTTGAATGTCTCTGGTACAAACGCGAGTATATTCAGTGAAGGGCCAGCAGTTTTTCCGTCTAAGCCCAAGCGGTATTTTAACAAATCCGAACTTGTTATTCCGCGAAATGAAACGACCAACGAAACTGATAGTGAACAATGGAATGCTTCGTTCGTGGCGACTTACAATATGACCAGCACTGTTCCCAAAAAAACTTGCCAAGGCGATTATCTTGCAGCGTCTTCCTTTTGTACAATGGATCAAAAGGATCGACCAACAGCCGCAATTTTACACATTTGTATAAGCGAAAACTTTTTTGATCCGTTGATGCTCGAAACGAATATAATGACCGTCATGCATGAGCTCGGGCACGCGCTTGGTTTTAATTCTGTCAGCATGGCCCTTTTTCGCACATCAGATGGTACCCCATTGACTCCTCGAAATGAAAAAGGTGCTGTACCGGACACGGTCGTCGAATGCTCTGGGCCCAAGGGTAATCGGGGCAATGCAACCGTGCCGCTACCTTCGGCGAAGATTTTACAGTTCCGAGAGGTCCGCGGCGGAGTTCGCGTGGCGGAAATAGTGACTCCATCGGTCCAGAAGGTTGTGCGGAATCATTTTGATTGCCAAGGATTACAAGGTGCGGAGCTCGAAAGTGGAGAGTTTTTACCGCTCTCAACAAGCCCAGGAGAAGTCTCCTGCATTGGTGATCACTGGGAGCGTCGTCTTTTTAAAAACGATATCTTGAATCCAATTGTGGATGAGCTTGAGTTTCATCCTAGATTTTCGACAATAACGTTAGCGTACTTTGCTGACACGGGTTGGTATCAGGTTGACCTTTCGAGGGCCTCTCTAGCCGCAAGCTGGGGACGAGGCGCAGGCTGCGCTTTTGTTGAGGAAGCTTGTATTCGACAGGATGGACAGGTACCACCATCATATGAGCCTTTTTTCTGCAATCAAGCAACCAGTATTGACGATGCAGGGTTTGTCAGTGACATAAGCGGATGTACGCCAGATCTATCTAGAAAAGCGGCTTGTTCCATCGGACAATATACAAATGAGCTTCCTCGCGAATATCAGTATTTTAATTTGACGTTCGGTGCCAACGTCGGTGGCAATGACCCTTTCATGGATTATTGCCCAGTCTTCACTGGATTTTCGAATGGTTTATGCTCGGACTCTCAGAACGAAGCGTTGATTCGAGTAAATCAAGTTGAACGCTTTGGTCAGCGCAATTCTCGTTGCCTGTCAGGGCGTGTAGGCGCCTACAAAGCCGCTTTCTGTCTCCCGATCGCATGTGTGGTTGAAGACCATTCGCTACGCATTCAGGTCGATGGcgaatggaagaaatgtCTCTTCAAAGATCATCATATCCTGTCGAGCAACGGAGATCGAATAATTTGCCCGGATCCCATTCGTATTTGCCCAACCTTTTACTGCCATCGCGATTGCTTGGGAACGGATCGAATTTGCAACTATCGGGAGGGAAAGTGCGTTTGCAATGGAACCTTCGCCCCTGCAGATGACGGAGTTTCCTGCACGACACCTGTGGAACCGAGTGGTGTTATACCCGCGGTCTTCTATAGTCCCCCTACAATGAATAATCAAGACTTGCCTGACGAAGATTCTCCGCTTGCAGACTATTATGTTCCATCGGAGCGAGCGCTAAAAGAAGACAATCCAATTTTCATTGAAGAAATTCGAtaccttgttgttgtggcGGTCATATTTGCTCTCGGAATCGTAGCTTTTATTTGGATATGGCTCCGAAGGAATCGCGCCTTTGACACGCAACTGGCAGATGGAGGCGCCGACGATTCACCACCTACAGACGCGACCCACAACCCAAACAAAGATAAAATGATTGCGTCTGTAATCGTGGATCTTCGAGTGAACGGGCCAAGCCAATTCCAATATCGAGATGCACTGAGAGAACGAGAATCTGAAACTGATGTAAGCTTGACTGACACGGAAGGAACTGGAACAACAAACGCTGCCAATTCTGCTGAAAATGCCGGCGCTGGAGAAAGCATTTTCGGTTTACATGGAGCGGAGAACGAGGCCCCCCAGGGAGATCGCATTATTCGAAGACGAAGGTATTTTCAGCATCAACAGCCAAACGATGGAGAGTTTGGATCGTAA